The window GTTTTTTGAAGAACATAAAATTGTAGATATTCTGAAAAAGGATAAATTAGTGCATAAATTGCTTGaccatatttattatgaaaactgtttagatgaaaaaaataataaatttaatgatttcGGAGAAAAAGATGACGAAATCGATTTCATCTTaccaaataatttattagaaAATTCTGAacaagaaatattttttagtaataaatttttttctaaaataaaaaatactattcttCATTATCAATCAGAagaaaaaggaatatattttaaaaataattacaacataaatatatattgtaataataatatagaaaattataGGAAAAACATTACATctttactaaaaaaaataaaatttaaaaatataagcaatattaataaagcAACTGAATTATTCCAATTAGATCAAgccattttaaaaaaaagagtGTTTTTAAGAGATAAAGGCTTGTTCTCAAATCATGAAATggaatttattaatttattaaaaaaacaagcatattttacaaataaaaattggtTCAAATGTTATTTAcaaaatgatatattaaattttgaaaaCCCATTTTATTCATCTAAAACCTTATTTAAAGATCTTCTAAAATGtagatattatatatattacaaaaattgtgatatacatataaacagTTTTAAGCAAATATTAAAGCAATATGAACCAATAAGTACTTCTTATATTCATTATGAACTATATTCAAGTGTTATCGATTGtctatttgttttaaaaaattgtgcaggatttgatatatttaaagaCTCGAGCtttatacaaaattttttAGTTATAAGTACAGAAAATtgcatttttaatttttttacaaaatttcaAACTGGATATCATGTAGCATTGGAGAGTAATGACCCAACATCAATAAATTCGAATTATACTAACTTAGGTATGTtccttttttaaattattgtgcttgtgtgtgtgtgtgtgcaAATTCGTTATAAACTAATTTTGACCTGATTTGTTCATgcaattgtaaaaaaaattacaattttttcCTGACATGtcagaaaataaatatgatatttGTATTTGACACATTGATGTAGATAAATGTATAATGACATAACAACTATTTTTCCCCATCATGTTTTTTTCCAGGAACTGAAGCAAATACAGATGATTATGTAATTCATGTGAATGTGGGAAATATGTACGAAAAGAGACAAtcctataaattatttagtGAATTACTaattcaaaaattaaaaagtaaaaatgtttgttcctttatttatattgacTTGAACACGATTTTTCCAAATTATGTTCATCTCGTTGAGaaagaaataaaagtaaaaaattaCTTTATTTCGAGTTTAATAATAgcttttaattatttaaagaaaGAAGGAAATATGATAATACGATTAAGTAGcgtattaacattttttacaGTAGGGTTagtgtatatattattttgttgttTTGAAAAGGTAAGTTTTTTTGTTCCACCATCATgtgatgatataaatattgatttttatatttactgttttaattttaatgaaaattatatataccgCCATTATATCCAATATATATGGGATGCTGTAATATGTAACCAgcatataaatgaaaaatttaatagTAAAGAAATGGGGATAAATAACATTACTAATAAATCTTTAGAAACCGgatcaaaaaaaagaaaaagtgATATATACTTTTCAATTCCTCTATATTTTGTCATGAATAAACATTTTGtactatttattaaaaaatttaattcattttatattaaaaatcatataaatatatgtttgaattttataaaagaacCAAAATATTTTAACCACCACAAATCAATGataaaatcattattaactaatttttttaaagcatatattttatgtgaTAATTCAtatgaacaaatatataaatcgataacaatacattataatatatttcacaAAAAGGAAGATATTTCAGATGATGAAGACGAAGATGAGGAAGATGAACATCTTGATAAACAtggaaattttaataataatttagaaGATGGATCTGGGAATAATAACTTTAAacatttatttgatttaagagataaaaaaaaaaatgatatttggGAACCAAACAAATATGAAAATTCTTCTGGAGAATCTGATTATTCATTGatttatgaatataaaaatgtaccTAGTGAAATATCGATCTCAGAAACAGCCTGGGATAGTCCTTAACATCTTATAAACTTGAGGTCAATCCGTTATTTTGATTTtgcattatttatataatgtatatgtatcgatttatacacatatgttttttaattgttaTATAAAAGTGGCATGTAGTGGGAAATGTGAACCTTTTCCATACTGCATTTGgcacatatacatatacacatacatatatgtatacatttttactttatataaaaactattAAACTTTTTTGTACCTTTGATATGGTAAAATGTTAAATTTCCATTTCATCATACTGTCAtcattttaatataacaCTGATATTAATAATGGCGATACTACTATAATATCgatttaaaacataaaatgtTAGTCTTGCATATAACAAACTTGACTAGCcacctattatatatttcatttaaacaaaaatataaaaaatttctacaatgttattaaaaatgcTTGCCACATATGTTCATATACGAACATCCAGATGTAGATATATGATCAATGATTGCTgcttatatgcatatttgtTAAGTTAGTCAAATAAAACATCAAAAGGTTTAAATATCGgactaatatatataatataaaacagtaaaaaaataattattaagtAATAAGGTACAAACCCTTCTtctattattcatattattgaGATTTTTGAATGGTTGATTGCATTTTTTCTGCGCATTATATAATACGCTTTACGTAAAAGGGTTAAGGAAAAAAGGGCAAAcgaatttgtttttttcatccTGTGCAtcgaaatatattttatgcatcCTTCGATTATGCACTTTTTCCAAAGTCATAAATATTTCTATACCAatttttatacatacatacatctTGACATAttgttgattttttttttacaaaaatttaAGTTTAGTTTTTCGGCTTATAGTTTTTCAGCTTTTATGTACTGCAATTATATgtttgaaaattataattaagaAAAAAGTTAGTAAAATTTTAGAACTTTGCAAATATTCTTAATTTCAGAAAAGTCACCAAATGAATGAATAATTTGAGCAACAGTTTACAATAAAAGGGGTATGGCAATAAATTTGTGTAGAATATTGCGAAGAAGTAATAGAAAATGGGGAAATGACTggaaaaataatgtaaatttGAATGTAAACAAAAATGATAACGAATCTGGAAAGGTAAATGAAACATTTGATGAGCCATTAAAAGAGGATGAGGGATACCCATCTTATATTCAACCAAGTggaaataaaacaaattggTCAGAAAATTGGAGAAAcgaaaatgagaaaaaaaaaaaatataatttttctatatcagaaaattatgcatataatgtaccatataattataaaattgtcaTACCTccatcaaaaaataaaacaaaacaagGTGATGAAAGagaaataaaagaagaaTATAGTAGAGACGTAAGTAATAACTTAACTTATACAGATTATTGTGGATTTAGAAATCCAACTTTAGAAACTTTTGATAATTATAGATATTGGCAAGATAGTGGattcaaaaaatttatgaataGAATTTTTCCCATTAAAATACCagaacataaaaaaataaatccatTATTAAGAGAATATATTTACTTCTTACATTCCTTAGACCCTTTTCGatttacatttaaaaaaataagtgaaagatattttttatcggaaaattgtataaaagCAATATACAAAGAAGAAAGcgtaaaaaaatttttagaaGAAAATCAATTATGTGatgataaaacaaaaagaatatcaaaaaaagaagcagtattaaaaataaaagaattaatttattcaaaaaaaattggaTATAAAGATATTGGGGATTATGAAAATCTACAAAATGAACAAGATGAATTTCAAGgatataaaaatactttTGATCAAATTAACAGACAAATTATTCAGGTAGAATCTATTTCAGCATTTCCATTGCCTGATAGACGAAATCCAGTTCCTAAAAGGGTCGATATTGACATTCCTGTATTTAATTCAGCTAATGTTAAAATCATGAATTGGATTAATCCTAATGATAAAGTAATATTTTGAGCTAGCCAAAAgagaagaaatatatatttacctgaattttatttattctatGAAAATATCTCaatactaatttaatatgtcATGAATTTACACACGCACAcgcatacatacatatatgccACCTTAAAATTATGTTTTCTGTAAAAACGACGGTTTTACTTAACCTGCGTTAGACTGCATACATATTTGCACATACTcatttctattttttatgttcattttttatgttcattttttgttcattttttatgttcattttttatgttcattttttatgttcatTTTTGGTGTGCGtatacatttaaatatatatgcccCTTTATTCGCGcgcattaattttttttaaatttccgTCGAAAACTGTCCTAAAAAACGGCGTGCAATACTACCCataacttttatatatttatatgtttacATTTTTCCCCATTTTATATGTTTACACTTTTTGTGTGTactaatataataaatggaAATACAACGGAAACACATAATTTATTCAAATTAAGTGATATTGCAATTTTATAACAAAGTGGCGTATACAACAAATATTGTAGCAGTgtacatattattttacaaCTATTTTTCTGAAAAAtgcaaattttttttttttaatacctttgcacatttttttaacacTGAAAACTGGCATTAATTTTGTTGatatatttcaaataaaataaaataaaataaaaataaaataaggaAAACAATTTAAGGAAAACAATTTAAGGAAAACAATTTAAGGAAAACAATTTAAGGAAAACAACTTTCCTTTTTGTTTTACCTATTCTCCACAATCGAAAATGTtattctaatttttttttgttattatattattacataaaaTGAAAGGGTTTTGGAggcaaatatttttttttctcttaatttttggaATTGTATATGCTAAGGAAGATATTaggattaaaaaaaagaacagtcattttagaaataaatttaaacaaaaaaataaaacaaataatttaaataatgaaacaccaaaaaattttttacaacTAAAATcagcacatatatataacccATCATTAGCTTATAGAGGTTAAAATTTAAACCaatttatttacatattaATTGTGTGCACACATATgtatagaataataataatgtctattatttatatgacccatatttcttttattcgaaaaaaaaaaaaaaaaaaaaaatatatatatatatatacatagcAACCAAATTTTAtgagaatttttttttgcagaCTTTTTCACAAACAATGCTATGGGCACATCAACAATTTATTATTCCAGATTGATGTGGGGAGGAGTCATATTTTTAGTTATGTTTTTATTAGTAAGCAGTataggaatatatttatatgttgaCAATTTGGAAAACAGTTATCCAAAAAATAGACATAGAAATAACCCAGTCAATTATTATAATGCAAATCCAATTGTACCATATCCATAATGAGATATGTACATATGGATATATCCtatttgtaaatataaaataatatataatgaaaaaaaaaaaaaaaaaaaaaaaaaattattttttttaatattttacattttttggaaaaaaataataataataatatgatcTATAAAAACTTTAGAAAGATAAATATAggtattataatatttaataatgtctatgaaaattatacaaatatgctcatatattttttattattagtatTTACAAATTTTCTAAATGTGTACAAACGATttagtatttatatttgaatgcttttttattttacccaaaatttttgatattttttttggcGATTTTTCTCGTTTAGTTAATTCATAACtctatgtttttttttttgtttccattttaatcttttttatttaaccaTTGTAaggttaaaaaaataaaaaaataaaccgattgtatttttttttaaaacacaTTTGTGTTAACGTGTATGTGCATATTTCATCATCAAGCACGCCCATGATATtgtcattaaaaaaatggtaatttaaaaatggtaatttaaaaatggcaatttaaaaatgacaatttataaaatgacaatttataaatgaataagATAAGGCAAATGGTTAAATGTCTTAAAAGttacacaaaaaatatatttcggcttgtttataatttctatttcagaagaaatattatttatgtataaataataacaataaaatatcaaataaaaaaaaatatttaaaaggaataaaacaatttaccataaaaatataagaaatcACCATGGCTAGCAAACCAAGtaactttatttatttatttattatgaaataattcataaaatGCATACAGTTTTAAACAATTAAAGATAAGGATATACATTTACTATTTACACATTTTAAATTGAATATACttaattgatttatttttatttttccgaAATTtgtgtatgtatatgcatgtgTGTATGGTCATAAGTgagatattattattttttcccacatttttttcacatttttttttacactttttttcacattttttcccattttttcacattttttcacattttttcacattttttcccattttttccCACACTTTAAGGCTTAAATTTGAAAGATAATCAATGGGAAGTGTGCAATtacaaaaatgaaaaaaaaattaaattagaAAAAGTAGAACTTAACAATtctgtaaatatatataattgtgaaaatacaaattttactATTGAGAATCcaaaatttaaatcattacaAATTCAAAAATGTGGAAAATgtaatattgttttaaataacTTAATTTCTTCGATTGAGATAATAGAttgcaaaaaaattaaaattcaAGTTTTAGGAAAATGCTCATCAATATCTATAGATAAATGTATAGGAgttgaaatatatttatcaaaagAAAACACAGAATCAGAATTTACTACTGCATTATCTTCTGAAATGAATGttcattttgaaaaaaatggtgAATGGAAAGAGCTTACAATTCCAGAACAATATCAGCATACTTTATGTGGCGGTAAATTAAATACAAGGGTTTCTGAtttgtataattattaaaaaggaACTAACATATTTCATAgttttttccttttataGGACCTTTCtattgataatttaaaaaatagctaCTTAATATGAGTATATAAAACTAGCtactttttttaatgtatattaataaatattaatttttttttatccatttttacaACCCAAGTtcgtttattattttagttGCTATATTATGTAGctattaaatattgttttaccAGTTTATGcaattttacattttttacatGGAAAAATTAGTTCCCTTTTTCTATTACCAGTATTTATAGGACTGTTTAAAGGAAAGCATTAATAATATGCTTACGTTTTTcgaaaaaagtaaaaaaaaaaaataaaaaaaaaaaaataaatatattataaacaagtattcgtaataataaataaaacatgatAAGGCATTACATATGGTGTATGAAAAGGAacacaattttttatttggtcATTTATTCTACTCATTATGCGGTTATTTttccaattatatattatgtgtgcatatataGGTGATTTTCCAAAAATACTGTGACGTCGCTTAATAGTATGAAATGGTGATATATCACACcagttaattttataaataacgataaaattaaaatattttttatggatatatgtaaatatgtattacatttatataagAAAAATGTGGAAAAGTTTTATaatgttgaaaaaatatacacaagCCTAAACTAAAgctatatatgcataaaattatttaatttcgTTAAAACCGACAAAACTTTATATTTACCCAAttgtatgaaaaaaaaaaaaaaaaaaaaaaaaaatatatatatatatatatatatatatatatatatatatatacatacatatatacatacatataatacGTAGATATCTCGTAGGAGCATTTATATAGTTGAGAGGGCTAACATAAAGGGGAATAATATTGTACagttttaattatattatataaataaaggctgcataaataatttattcatAAAAGGCTTATTCATAAAAAGATTATTACGgtattatacataatttttttttaaattatagaaTAATATACATAGCTGGAATATACCTTTCAAACATTTCagtgaaatatttattttttttacatagcatattgaatatatatattatcacgATTTTTCTGAATAACGAAACAATATATCCAATATACgttataaatacaaaaatgaggtttttaaaaaatgttgtaAGCAAATGTGAAGTCGGAAATGTGTTGAATAAGAGTAATATAAAATCCAATTCGAAATTAACCAAAGTAAGGGAAATATGTAACATAGCATATAATGGTAAAACAAACtttcaaatttataataaatatggtaTGTTTTTTCAACGAAATGTAGCTACTAAtgttttagaaaaaaaaaaagattttTCTGTAGAAGAACAAATGTCAAATGATGAAGTAATTCGATTTTTTGAagataacaaaaatatgaatatagataaattatataatttaattaaaaatataagtagACAAAAAATTGATGAAAGAAGAAAAATtgtagaaaatgaaaaattttttaatattctcGAAGAAATAGAAAATCGTATTAGTATTATGAATACTAgatatttatgtaatttttcATTACGATTAGTTAGTATAtctataaataatgatgaaataaaaaaattattaacaaaaattagtgaaaatttattaaaaaaaatgaatgtaaGCCCTCGTGATTTAGTTGGAACATGTTATGCTTTAAGTTTatgtaataatatgaatgaatatttttttgaacaCATTAAAAAAGAAACTATTGCTAATATAGATGCTTACACACCTACATTATTAACACAATTATTAGAAAGTATGAGATTATCTCAAAATTTAGATGTTGAACTAACTAATTTAATAGTAGAAAAAATGTGTGAAGAAATTGATCGATTTACTACTAAAGATGTAACATTAGCTTTAAAAACATTATCTATGGCTGGAATACCACGTGGATTTTTAATTCGTCGTTTATGTAATCTTGTTTTTGATAATATAtctcattttcattattccGCATtagttaatattatatataatttaactAAACTAAAATTTACAACATCAAATCATATAgatgtaatatataaaaatgtcgaagaacatt is drawn from Plasmodium yoelii strain 17X genome assembly, chromosome: 2 and contains these coding sequences:
- a CDS encoding cyclase-associated protein, putative, yielding MASKPSLNLKDNQWEVCNYKNEKKIKLEKVELNNSVNIYNCENTNFTIENPKFKSLQIQKCGKCNIVLNNLISSIEIIDCKKIKIQVLGKCSSISIDKCIGVEIYLSKENTESEFTTALSSEMNVHFEKNGEWKELTIPEQYQHTLCGGKLNTRVSDLYNY
- a CDS encoding heptatricopeptide repeat and RAP domain-containing protein, putative — encoded protein: MRFLKNVVSKCEVGNVLNKSNIKSNSKLTKVREICNIAYNGKTNFQIYNKYGMFFQRNVATNVLEKKKDFSVEEQMSNDEVIRFFEDNKNMNIDKLYNLIKNISRQKIDERRKIVENEKFFNILEEIENRISIMNTRYLCNFSLRLVSISINNDEIKKLLTKISENLLKKMNVSPRDLVGTCYALSLCNNMNEYFFEHIKKETIANIDAYTPTLLTQLLESMRLSQNLDVELTNLIVEKMCEEIDRFTTKDVTLALKTLSMAGIPRGFLIRRLCNLVFDNISHFHYSALVNIIYNLTKLKFTTSNHIDVIYKNVEEHLYNCNVNTLSELLYTFYMNEINEENKIKKIFENINYNNFNTAKTAVIIDFIHAATYYNTYIEKEKLLNLIDILFKRNVPKSLTLIAKIREPIYFLSEDSTFKYDINNISPSWLNTMNDFLRIDHEKLQALKTFHEVQNVLNSVAPNFKLNFVPLQITNSYSVDFIENEKKIIIDLDTIVRHTSFQIKHKYFENLGYKTAKIHFWKWRKCRSEKEQQNYLSDILYSVTDQKKNVEDTSEN